In Halovivax gelatinilyticus, the following are encoded in one genomic region:
- a CDS encoding HAD-IIB family hydrolase, producing the protein MTKVPPLVLDVDGTLTRPGGRGLDPRVFDPLASWEAPIVVATGKAIPYPVALCHFIGIPERVIAENGGVVLTADSLEVVGDREAAQQVLDAYEAAGYSAGWRGVDTVNRWRETELAISRDQPLEPLERLADDAGLSVVDTGYAYHLTHPTCTKGASLERFASAFGVTLSSCVAIGDSENDVSTFERVGRSFAVANADDAAKDAADEVLSGAHADGTLAALDRLRP; encoded by the coding sequence GTGACGAAGGTACCACCGCTCGTGCTGGATGTCGACGGAACGCTGACCCGGCCGGGTGGTCGAGGCCTCGATCCGCGCGTGTTCGACCCCCTGGCTTCGTGGGAGGCGCCGATCGTGGTGGCGACCGGAAAAGCGATTCCGTATCCCGTCGCGCTCTGTCACTTCATCGGCATTCCGGAGCGGGTAATCGCCGAGAACGGTGGCGTCGTCCTCACGGCGGATAGTCTCGAAGTCGTCGGCGACCGGGAGGCCGCACAGCAGGTCCTCGACGCGTACGAGGCGGCGGGCTACTCGGCGGGCTGGCGGGGCGTCGACACGGTAAACCGCTGGCGCGAGACCGAACTCGCGATCAGTCGAGACCAGCCCCTGGAACCGCTCGAACGACTGGCCGACGACGCCGGACTCAGCGTCGTCGACACGGGCTACGCCTACCACCTCACGCACCCGACGTGTACGAAGGGGGCGTCACTCGAACGGTTCGCGTCGGCGTTCGGCGTCACCCTCTCTTCGTGCGTCGCGATCGGCGACTCAGAGAACGACGTCTCGACCTTCGAGCGCGTCGGACGGAGTTTCGCCGTGGCGAACGCCGACGACGCCGCGAAGGACGCCGCCGACGAGGTGCTTTCCGGCGCACACGCCGACGGCACGCTGGCCGCCCTCGACCGGCTGCGTCCGTGA
- a CDS encoding VOC family protein produces MVSIGNVTFACDDPDGLASFWASALGYEREEWPDELREAWEASGGDPNAAAAIVDPTGDGPRLYFQKKAKSPTESIPIHLDLDADDREETVERLVDLGASEVETKTREIGPVSETWTVMRDPEGNGFCVQAPPEP; encoded by the coding sequence ATGGTGTCGATCGGAAACGTCACGTTCGCGTGCGACGACCCGGACGGACTCGCGTCCTTCTGGGCGAGTGCCCTCGGGTACGAACGGGAGGAATGGCCGGACGAACTGCGAGAGGCCTGGGAGGCGTCCGGCGGGGATCCGAACGCCGCGGCCGCGATCGTCGATCCGACCGGCGATGGCCCGCGATTGTATTTCCAGAAGAAAGCGAAGTCGCCAACCGAGTCGATTCCCATCCACCTCGATCTGGACGCCGACGATCGTGAAGAGACGGTCGAGCGGCTCGTCGACCTCGGCGCTTCGGAAGTCGAGACGAAGACGCGCGAGATCGGACCCGTCTCGGAGACCTGGACCGTCATGCGCGATCCCGAGGGGAACGGGTTTTGCGTACAGGCGCCGCCCGAACCGTAG
- a CDS encoding ATP-binding cassette domain-containing protein, with protein MTPSTTRETAPPATEQANSNETDTRPPAVEVCGLGKTFGETRAVDGIDLTVPRGGIFGLLGPNGAGKTTAIRMLATLLAPDAGTARVLGYDVSEDPAKSGVESA; from the coding sequence ATGACTCCCAGTACGACACGCGAGACGGCGCCACCAGCAACCGAACAGGCGAACTCCAATGAGACCGACACCCGACCGCCGGCGGTGGAGGTGTGCGGGCTCGGGAAGACATTCGGCGAGACGCGGGCCGTCGACGGAATCGATCTAACCGTCCCCAGGGGCGGAATATTCGGACTGCTGGGGCCGAACGGCGCCGGGAAGACGACGGCTATTCGCATGCTCGCGACGTTACTCGCGCCGGACGCCGGGACGGCCCGGGTCCTCGGCTACGACGTCTCAGAGGACCCGGCGAAATCAGGCGTCGAGTCAGCCTGA
- a CDS encoding arylamine N-acetyltransferase family protein, producing the protein MNAADYLDRIGIAPDGSGSDNSLETLQRRHLRTVPFTNVYVDAEIGTTLDPETAVERVISGGGGLCYDLNTAYAWLLSELGYDVDHLSARPRRDDGTYGPEYDHLALLVDDRLIDVGFGDFARTPLPLDGSWRRDVSGTYRIVAVSDDRDECTHAVEHRTDGEWAIRYRFDRTPRLPTEFAEMADFHANSPDSHFAGDRLATLATADGRRTLSGTSLTITEHGSKRKRALPVSDVEDVLAEEFGIDL; encoded by the coding sequence ATGAACGCGGCGGATTATCTGGATCGAATCGGGATAGCGCCCGACGGTTCGGGGTCGGACAACTCACTCGAGACGCTCCAGCGCCGCCACCTCCGTACCGTCCCGTTCACGAACGTCTACGTCGACGCCGAAATCGGGACGACGCTCGACCCCGAAACGGCCGTCGAGCGGGTCATCTCGGGCGGTGGCGGCCTCTGTTACGATCTCAACACGGCGTACGCCTGGTTGCTATCCGAACTCGGCTATGATGTCGATCATCTCTCCGCTCGCCCGCGCCGCGACGACGGAACGTACGGCCCCGAATACGACCACCTCGCGCTGCTCGTCGACGACCGGCTGATCGACGTCGGGTTCGGTGATTTCGCTCGAACGCCGCTCCCGCTAGACGGATCGTGGCGCCGAGACGTGTCGGGAACCTACCGCATCGTGGCCGTTTCCGACGACCGAGACGAGTGCACCCACGCCGTCGAACACCGGACGGACGGCGAGTGGGCAATCCGCTACCGGTTCGATCGCACCCCCCGATTACCGACCGAATTTGCAGAGATGGCCGACTTTCACGCGAACTCGCCCGATTCGCACTTCGCCGGCGATCGACTGGCGACGCTCGCCACGGCGGACGGGAGACGCACGCTCTCTGGTACGTCGCTCACGATCACCGAACACGGGTCGAAGCGAAAGCGAGCCCTTCCTGTAAGCGACGTCGAGGACGTACTCGCCGAGGAGTTCGGTATCGATCTGTGA
- a CDS encoding ABC transporter permease gives MSDDPAVEDPDLERVRAAVATGERPEPPNPVSASLTFGWRALLKIKHVPEQLFDVTAFPVMFLLLFTYLFGGALAGSTSEYLQELLPGILAMTVVFISIYTGVTINDDIDEGVFDRFRTAPIWQPSVIVGALLGDAVRYTIAATLVIGLGLVLGFRPDGGAIGVLSAVALLLVFAFGLSWIWTALGFVMRSPESLMGASMLVLFPLTFVSNVFVDPATMPGWLEAFVDVNPFSHLVDAMRGLMHGTASAGEVGLVLAMAAGLVAVFGPVTMYLFARQG, from the coding sequence ATGAGCGACGATCCGGCCGTCGAGGACCCCGATCTCGAACGCGTCCGAGCGGCCGTCGCGACGGGCGAGCGACCGGAGCCCCCGAACCCGGTCTCGGCGTCGCTCACGTTCGGCTGGCGAGCCCTGCTCAAGATCAAGCACGTCCCCGAACAGCTCTTCGACGTCACCGCCTTTCCCGTCATGTTCTTGCTGTTGTTCACCTACCTGTTCGGCGGCGCCCTCGCGGGCTCGACGAGCGAGTACCTTCAGGAGCTCCTGCCCGGCATCCTCGCGATGACGGTCGTCTTCATCTCCATCTACACGGGTGTGACGATCAACGACGACATCGACGAGGGCGTCTTCGACCGATTTCGAACGGCGCCGATCTGGCAACCGTCGGTGATCGTCGGCGCCTTACTGGGCGACGCCGTCCGCTACACGATCGCCGCGACCCTCGTCATCGGGCTGGGTCTCGTCCTCGGCTTTCGTCCGGACGGCGGCGCCATCGGCGTCCTGTCCGCGGTAGCGCTCTTGCTGGTCTTCGCGTTCGGTCTCTCGTGGATCTGGACCGCACTCGGGTTCGTCATGCGCTCGCCGGAATCGCTCATGGGCGCGAGCATGCTGGTGCTCTTCCCGCTGACGTTCGTCAGCAACGTCTTCGTCGATCCGGCGACGATGCCCGGCTGGCTCGAGGCGTTCGTCGACGTCAACCCCTTTAGCCACCTCGTCGACGCGATGCGCGGGCTGATGCACGGGACGGCGTCGGCGGGCGAGGTGGGACTCGTCCTCGCGATGGCCGCCGGACTGGTCGCCGTCTTCGGCCCGGTGACGATGTATCTTTTCGCCAGGCAGGGGTAA
- a CDS encoding ArsR/SmtB family transcription factor, whose translation MGESESTRRLTHESFAAVGNELRMDILRTLWFHGPLSFSDLYDRVDVDDSGQFTYHLSTLRDQFVRKSDDEYSVTVVGSQLVMTVLAAVETDDSEKSPYDLDAACHGCESNLQAVDGSGWLEIDCPSCEKLYASYPVPPAGSNEWSSAERLWVFDQRIRRTNALVHRGICPNCSCRMDRTIVHDAEPPPGLPFVFEHRCGHCRLESFTLPGTGLLEHPAMVAFYHDRDEDLFYIPQWEIPWLYDGRVVDVVSEDPFTYAIEVHVEDDQFRATLDEEGCVCRVDVVVA comes from the coding sequence ATGGGTGAGTCAGAGTCGACGCGTCGGTTGACTCACGAATCGTTCGCCGCCGTCGGAAACGAGTTACGAATGGATATCCTGCGGACGCTCTGGTTCCACGGTCCGCTCTCGTTTAGCGACCTGTACGACCGGGTGGATGTAGACGACAGCGGTCAATTCACCTATCACCTCTCGACGCTACGCGACCAGTTCGTCCGGAAATCAGACGATGAATACAGCGTGACGGTCGTCGGTTCGCAGCTCGTCATGACCGTCCTCGCGGCGGTCGAGACGGACGATTCGGAGAAATCGCCATACGACCTGGATGCGGCTTGTCACGGTTGCGAATCGAATCTTCAGGCCGTCGATGGCAGTGGGTGGCTCGAGATCGACTGCCCATCGTGTGAGAAACTGTATGCGAGTTACCCGGTTCCTCCCGCCGGATCGAACGAGTGGTCGTCCGCCGAGCGGTTGTGGGTATTCGACCAGCGAATTCGGCGCACGAACGCGCTCGTCCATCGCGGCATCTGTCCGAACTGCTCGTGTCGCATGGATCGGACGATCGTTCACGACGCGGAACCGCCGCCCGGGCTCCCGTTCGTGTTCGAACACCGGTGTGGCCACTGCCGGCTGGAGAGCTTCACCCTCCCCGGAACTGGACTACTAGAGCACCCGGCAATGGTGGCGTTCTATCACGACCGCGACGAGGATCTCTTCTATATTCCTCAGTGGGAGATCCCGTGGCTGTACGACGGTCGCGTCGTCGACGTCGTCTCCGAGGATCCCTTCACGTACGCCATCGAGGTCCACGTCGAGGACGATCAGTTTCGGGCGACGCTCGACGAGGAGGGGTGCGTCTGTCGCGTGGACGTCGTCGTAGCCTAA
- a CDS encoding M48 family metallopeptidase, which translates to MFDPVPIGEYALEHAAFLVLVIGSSIFFSALAALNVRHGRETLEREREWVSDQFGVDDPDRVSAYHRIKTRLGQVQSWFVLSVVLLALYTGAFASLVEWFEGLGYGSVVTGTAFFVVVMVGMQALSLPFDVYDTFVVEERFDFNNQTPALFVRDLLVGLVLSVVIVAGLSVAILWTIHALPALWPAAALAIFAAFSLSMLVVYPRVIAPLFNDFEPVEEGALRDGVERVFDRAGFTCDDVYVMDASRRSGHSNAYFTGFGRTKRVVLFDTLVEQMELRQLESVLAHELAHWKRAHIWKQFGAGLLRIGLALVALWVLMETTWLYAMFDLPATAYVGLAVGALWISPLLQLSSPIENRLSLAHEREADAFATDVMGDGEPLVEALSRLTGENLSNPFPHPLYATFHYDHPPIPERIRYIRRMGDDVAVDEQSNTDVVGSE; encoded by the coding sequence ATGTTCGATCCGGTTCCGATCGGCGAGTACGCGCTCGAACACGCCGCCTTCCTCGTACTCGTGATCGGCTCGTCGATCTTCTTCAGCGCGCTCGCCGCCCTCAACGTTCGTCACGGTCGCGAGACGCTCGAACGAGAGCGCGAGTGGGTGTCAGACCAGTTCGGCGTCGACGATCCCGATCGCGTAAGCGCCTACCACCGAATCAAGACGCGACTCGGCCAGGTCCAATCGTGGTTCGTCCTCTCGGTCGTACTCCTCGCGCTGTACACGGGCGCGTTCGCCAGCCTCGTCGAGTGGTTCGAGGGTCTCGGCTACGGCTCGGTCGTCACCGGAACGGCCTTCTTCGTCGTCGTGATGGTGGGGATGCAGGCGCTGTCGCTTCCGTTCGACGTCTACGACACGTTCGTGGTCGAGGAACGCTTCGACTTCAACAATCAGACGCCGGCGCTGTTCGTCCGCGACCTCCTCGTCGGGCTCGTCCTCTCGGTCGTCATCGTCGCCGGCCTCTCGGTCGCGATCCTGTGGACGATCCACGCCCTGCCGGCGCTCTGGCCCGCGGCCGCCCTCGCCATCTTCGCCGCATTCTCGCTCTCGATGCTGGTCGTCTACCCGCGCGTTATCGCCCCGCTGTTCAACGACTTCGAACCAGTCGAAGAGGGAGCGCTTCGCGACGGCGTCGAGCGCGTCTTCGATCGCGCCGGCTTCACCTGCGACGACGTTTACGTAATGGACGCGAGCCGGCGATCCGGTCACTCGAACGCCTACTTCACTGGCTTCGGTCGAACCAAGCGGGTCGTCCTCTTCGACACGCTGGTCGAGCAGATGGAACTGCGCCAGCTAGAGAGCGTCCTCGCCCACGAACTCGCCCACTGGAAGCGAGCCCACATCTGGAAGCAGTTCGGGGCGGGGCTCTTGCGGATCGGGCTCGCACTGGTCGCCCTCTGGGTGCTGATGGAGACCACCTGGCTCTACGCGATGTTCGACCTACCGGCGACCGCCTACGTCGGTCTCGCGGTCGGTGCCCTCTGGATAAGCCCCCTCTTGCAACTGTCCAGCCCGATCGAAAACCGCCTCTCGCTCGCCCACGAGCGTGAGGCCGACGCGTTCGCGACCGACGTCATGGGCGACGGCGAACCGCTCGTCGAGGCGCTCAGCCGACTCACCGGCGAGAACCTCTCGAATCCGTTTCCCCACCCGCTGTACGCGACGTTCCACTACGATCACCCGCCGATTCCCGAACGGATCCGCTACATTCGGCGGATGGGCGACGACGTCGCGGTGGACGAGCAGTCGAACACCGACGTCGTCGGTTCTGAGTGA
- the gvpH gene encoding gas vesicle protein GvpH yields MSDDRADESDGGRRGFHLRVGLRALSDILGDLVEVEATRDPPPEPSVEWDDVADDELDTGTGRERTKRLRTSTTDRCLVDTRFDGGAFVVHADIPGAEVDDVSVGLDPRADQLVVGVHDEAVAWVDLPWSKAEATDVWFNNGVLEVRLRPTDA; encoded by the coding sequence GTGAGCGACGATCGAGCGGACGAGTCCGACGGCGGACGCCGGGGCTTTCACCTCCGGGTCGGGCTGCGCGCCCTCTCGGATATCCTCGGCGATCTCGTCGAGGTGGAGGCGACTCGCGACCCACCGCCGGAGCCGTCGGTCGAGTGGGACGACGTCGCCGATGACGAGTTGGATACGGGAACCGGTCGCGAACGGACGAAGAGGCTGCGAACGTCGACTACCGATCGTTGTCTGGTCGACACCCGGTTCGACGGCGGTGCGTTCGTCGTCCACGCCGACATTCCCGGGGCCGAGGTGGACGACGTCTCGGTCGGTCTCGATCCGCGGGCGGACCAGCTTGTCGTCGGCGTCCACGACGAGGCCGTCGCGTGGGTCGACCTCCCATGGTCGAAAGCGGAGGCGACCGACGTCTGGTTCAACAACGGCGTTCTGGAGGTGCGGCTGCGGCCAACCGACGCCTGA
- a CDS encoding ATP-binding cassette domain-containing protein, giving the protein MTGQFASVDEDLTGRENLVLLARLEGYSRRGARNRATELLDAFGLTEAARKQVSAYSGGMRRRLDIAASIVVTPELLFLDEPTTGLDPRNRNQVWEIIRALVDDGTTVVLTTQYLEEADQLADRIAVIDDGEIIAEGTPGDLKAAVGSGVLTIAVTDPAQRDRAIERLSERVDDLVAAGSDPRTLTARVTEPAIALDAFAALSEASIDVTEFSLGQPSLDEVFLALTDRPTAQSCRGVDLPDGGESR; this is encoded by the coding sequence CTGACGGGCCAGTTCGCGTCCGTCGACGAGGACCTCACCGGACGAGAGAACCTCGTCCTGCTGGCCAGACTGGAGGGGTATTCCCGACGCGGCGCCAGGAACCGTGCGACGGAACTTCTCGACGCGTTCGGCCTGACCGAGGCGGCGAGAAAGCAGGTGAGCGCGTACTCCGGCGGTATGCGCCGACGACTCGATATCGCGGCGAGCATCGTCGTCACGCCCGAACTACTATTTCTCGACGAACCGACGACCGGGCTCGACCCGCGCAACCGGAACCAGGTCTGGGAGATCATCCGTGCGCTCGTCGACGACGGGACCACCGTCGTGCTGACGACGCAGTATCTGGAGGAAGCCGATCAGCTAGCCGATCGGATCGCCGTCATCGACGACGGCGAGATCATCGCCGAAGGGACGCCCGGCGACCTCAAAGCCGCGGTCGGCTCTGGCGTCCTCACGATCGCCGTCACCGACCCGGCCCAGCGCGATCGGGCCATCGAACGTCTTTCAGAGCGCGTCGACGATCTCGTCGCAGCGGGTTCGGATCCGCGAACGCTGACCGCCCGGGTGACGGAGCCGGCGATCGCCCTCGATGCGTTCGCCGCGCTCTCCGAGGCGTCGATCGACGTGACCGAGTTCTCGCTCGGTCAGCCAAGCCTCGATGAGGTGTTCCTGGCGCTCACCGACAGACCGACGGCGCAATCGTGTCGCGGTGTGGACCTACCGGACGGCGGTGAGTCACGATGA
- the twy1 gene encoding 4-demethylwyosine synthase TYW1 yields the protein MSDDGPKQVDSPDYHSVNHTAAQTCGWTANALRGEGKCYKNIFYGIESHRCIQMTPVVRCNERCIFCWRDHRGHAYELDDVEWDDPEAVVDASLELQTKLLSGFGGNDEVPRDVFEEAMEPRHVAISLDGEPSLYPYLPELIEAFHDRDITTFLVSNGTRPSVLRECDPTQLYVSVDAPERHTFDQVVRAMEDDAWETLLETLDVLAEKDETRTVLRTTLLRGENMHSPDWYAGLFQRADPDYVELKAYMHVGHSRGRLDRDTMPDHDEVVAFAEAVADHMPNHPVVKEVPASRVALLSRTEDTWIPKLKKESEFWARDPVAGD from the coding sequence ATGAGCGACGACGGGCCCAAACAGGTCGATTCACCGGACTATCACAGCGTGAATCACACCGCGGCCCAGACCTGCGGGTGGACGGCGAACGCCCTTCGCGGCGAGGGAAAGTGCTATAAGAACATCTTCTACGGCATCGAATCGCACCGCTGTATCCAGATGACGCCGGTCGTCCGGTGTAACGAGCGATGTATCTTCTGCTGGCGTGATCACCGCGGTCACGCCTACGAGCTAGACGACGTCGAGTGGGACGACCCCGAAGCCGTCGTCGACGCGTCGCTGGAACTGCAGACGAAGCTCCTCTCGGGATTCGGCGGAAACGACGAGGTCCCACGCGACGTCTTCGAGGAGGCGATGGAACCGCGCCACGTCGCCATCTCGCTCGACGGCGAACCGAGCCTCTACCCGTACCTCCCGGAACTCATCGAGGCCTTCCACGACCGCGATATTACGACGTTTCTCGTTTCGAACGGGACCCGCCCTTCCGTCCTGCGAGAGTGCGATCCGACCCAGCTCTACGTCAGCGTGGACGCCCCAGAGCGCCACACGTTCGACCAGGTCGTCCGCGCGATGGAAGACGACGCCTGGGAGACCTTACTCGAGACCCTGGACGTACTCGCCGAGAAGGACGAGACGCGAACCGTCCTTCGGACCACGCTCTTGCGCGGCGAGAACATGCACAGCCCCGACTGGTACGCCGGGCTCTTCCAGCGAGCCGACCCGGATTACGTCGAACTCAAAGCGTACATGCACGTCGGACACTCCCGGGGGCGACTCGATCGCGATACGATGCCCGACCACGACGAGGTCGTCGCGTTCGCCGAGGCCGTGGCCGACCACATGCCCAATCATCCCGTCGTGAAGGAGGTCCCCGCCTCTCGCGTGGCGTTACTCTCACGCACCGAGGACACCTGGATACCGAAGCTGAAGAAAGAGAGCGAGTTCTGGGCGCGCGATCCCGTCGCCGGCGACTGA
- the katG gene encoding catalase/peroxidase HPI codes for MTGSDHDWWPNQLNLEILDQNARPVDPMDEEFDYAEAFQTLDLDQVKADVKDVLTNSQEWWPADYGHYGPLMIRMAWHSAGTYRTVDGRGGAAEGAQRFAPLNSWPDNVNLDKARRLLWPVKQKYGRNLSWADLMILAGNCALESMGFETYGFAGGREDAYEPDKSVYWGPEEEWLGSDRHDEAGTLEEPLGADHMGLIYVNPEGPDGEPDPEKAADFIRQTFDRMAMNDEETVALIAGGHTFGKTHGAAPDDALGADPEAAPIEQQGLGWENSHGSGKGSDTITSGIEGAWTAWPTMWDTSFLENLFEYEWELEEGPGGAYQWKPVDEAAQNTVPDAHDPSEKHAPMMLTTDLALVEDPDYREISKRFLENPDEFQKAFAKAWYKLTHRDMGPPSRFVGPEVPDEEQLWQDPLPDVDYDLIGDEEVDELKEIVLATDLTVSQLVKTAWAAASTYRDSDKRGGANGARIRLEPQNEWEVNEPDQLETVLSTLEAVREDFNDSRSDDVRVSLADLIVLGGNAAVEQAARDAGYDVTVPFEPGRTDATQAQTDVESFEALKPTADGFRNYRSDEADRPAEELLVDKADLLDLTADEMTVLVGGLRTLGATYQDSDLGVFTDERETLTNDFFETVLSMDYEWEATSDTEDVYEVRDRETGETVWEASRVDLVFGSNARLRAIAEVYGATDGEETFVSDFVETWHDVMTLDRFDLE; via the coding sequence ATGACAGGGTCTGACCACGACTGGTGGCCGAACCAACTGAACCTGGAAATTCTCGACCAGAACGCCCGTCCCGTCGATCCGATGGACGAGGAGTTCGACTACGCCGAGGCGTTCCAGACGCTCGACCTCGATCAGGTGAAAGCCGACGTCAAGGACGTACTGACGAATTCACAGGAGTGGTGGCCGGCCGACTACGGTCACTACGGCCCGCTGATGATCCGGATGGCCTGGCACAGCGCCGGCACGTACCGGACCGTCGACGGCCGCGGTGGCGCCGCAGAGGGTGCCCAGCGCTTCGCCCCGCTCAACAGCTGGCCCGACAACGTCAACCTCGATAAGGCGCGCCGGCTGCTCTGGCCGGTCAAGCAGAAGTACGGGCGAAATCTCTCCTGGGCCGACCTGATGATTCTGGCCGGAAACTGCGCGCTCGAGTCCATGGGCTTCGAAACGTACGGCTTCGCTGGCGGCCGCGAGGACGCCTACGAGCCGGACAAATCCGTTTACTGGGGCCCCGAAGAGGAGTGGCTGGGTTCCGACCGCCACGACGAAGCGGGCACCCTCGAAGAACCCCTCGGCGCCGACCACATGGGCCTGATCTACGTGAACCCGGAAGGCCCAGACGGCGAACCCGACCCGGAGAAGGCCGCAGACTTCATCCGACAGACGTTCGATCGCATGGCGATGAACGACGAAGAGACGGTCGCGCTCATCGCTGGCGGACACACGTTCGGGAAAACCCACGGCGCCGCCCCCGACGACGCCCTGGGCGCGGACCCCGAAGCCGCCCCGATCGAACAGCAGGGACTCGGCTGGGAGAACAGCCACGGATCCGGTAAGGGAAGCGATACGATCACCAGCGGCATCGAGGGCGCCTGGACCGCCTGGCCGACCATGTGGGACACCTCCTTCCTCGAGAACCTGTTCGAGTACGAGTGGGAACTCGAAGAAGGCCCCGGCGGTGCGTACCAGTGGAAGCCAGTCGACGAAGCGGCCCAGAACACCGTCCCGGACGCGCACGATCCATCTGAAAAGCACGCGCCGATGATGCTCACGACGGACCTCGCGCTGGTGGAAGATCCGGACTACCGCGAGATCTCGAAGCGCTTCCTCGAGAATCCGGACGAGTTCCAGAAGGCGTTCGCGAAGGCCTGGTACAAACTGACTCACCGCGACATGGGCCCACCGTCGAGGTTCGTCGGCCCCGAGGTTCCGGACGAAGAACAGCTCTGGCAGGACCCGCTCCCCGACGTCGACTACGACCTGATCGGAGACGAGGAGGTAGACGAGTTGAAAGAGATCGTCCTCGCCACCGACCTGACCGTCTCGCAGCTGGTCAAGACCGCCTGGGCGGCGGCCTCGACCTACCGAGACAGCGACAAACGCGGCGGCGCCAACGGCGCGCGCATCCGCCTCGAACCGCAAAACGAGTGGGAGGTCAACGAACCGGACCAACTCGAGACGGTACTCTCGACCCTGGAGGCGGTCCGCGAGGACTTCAACGATTCCAGATCCGACGACGTGCGCGTCTCACTCGCCGACCTCATCGTGCTGGGCGGAAACGCCGCCGTCGAACAGGCCGCGCGGGACGCCGGCTACGACGTGACGGTCCCGTTCGAGCCGGGTCGAACCGACGCCACGCAGGCTCAGACCGACGTCGAGTCGTTCGAGGCGCTCAAGCCGACCGCCGACGGCTTCCGAAACTACCGGAGCGACGAAGCGGACCGGCCGGCAGAAGAGTTGCTGGTCGACAAGGCCGATCTCCTCGACCTGACGGCCGACGAGATGACCGTGCTGGTCGGCGGTCTGCGAACGCTCGGTGCGACGTACCAGGATTCGGACCTCGGCGTCTTCACCGACGAACGAGAGACGCTGACCAACGACTTCTTCGAGACCGTCCTCTCGATGGACTACGAGTGGGAGGCGACGTCTGACACAGAAGACGTCTACGAGGTCAGAGACCGCGAGACGGGCGAGACGGTCTGGGAGGCGAGCCGCGTCGACCTCGTCTTCGGATCGAACGCCCGACTTCGGGCCATCGCGGAAGTCTACGGTGCCACAGACGGCGAGGAGACGTTCGTCTCCGACTTCGTCGAGACCTGGCACGACGTGATGACGCTCGATCGGTTCGACCTGGAGTAA